Proteins encoded by one window of Manis pentadactyla isolate mManPen7 chromosome X, mManPen7.hap1, whole genome shotgun sequence:
- the APLN gene encoding apelin yields MNLRLCVQALLLLWLSLTAVCGGPLLQPSDGNGMQEGNVRHLVQPRGSRNGPGPLQGGRRKFRRQRPRLSHKGPMPF; encoded by the exons ATGAATCTGCGGCTGTGCGTGCAGGCGCTGCTGCTGCTCTGGCTGTCCCTGACGGCGGTGTGTGGAG GGCCCCTGCTACAGCCTTCTGACGGGAACGGGATGCAGGAAGGGAATGTCCGCCACCTGGTGCAGCCCAGAGGATCGAGGAATGGACCAGGGCCCTTGCAGGGAGGTCGGAGGAAATTTCGCCGGCAGCGGCCACGCCTCTCCCATAAGGGCCCCATGCCTTTCTGA